The Staphylothermus marinus F1 genome has a segment encoding these proteins:
- a CDS encoding DUF4870 domain-containing protein codes for METSLGIEENVEAALSYVLGWITGIIFLVLEKKSEFVRFHAMQSTITFLGYTIILIILDVLALIPFIGLVFVFLGWLVWILAIITAIICILKALKGEKYKLPIVGDLAEKYLAKYTSSVQSA; via the coding sequence ATGGAGACTTCTCTTGGTATTGAAGAAAATGTTGAGGCAGCCTTATCATATGTGCTTGGATGGATTACTGGTATAATATTCTTAGTTCTTGAAAAGAAAAGCGAATTTGTCAGGTTCCATGCAATGCAGTCAACTATAACATTCCTTGGATACACGATTATATTAATTATTCTGGATGTTCTAGCATTAATACCATTTATTGGCTTGGTCTTTGTTTTTCTAGGCTGGCTTGTTTGGATATTAGCTATTATAACAGCGATCATATGTATATTGAAGGCTTTAAAAGGAGAAAAATATAAGTTGCCAATAGTTGGAGACCTAGCTGAAAAATATTTAGCGAAATATACATCTAGTGTACAATCAGCT